The following proteins come from a genomic window of Aspergillus luchuensis IFO 4308 DNA, chromosome 3, nearly complete sequence:
- a CDS encoding uncharacterized protein (COG:S;~EggNog:ENOG410Q0DS;~InterPro:IPR022198;~PFAM:PF12520) has product MVLRYHPCPSISELIPDEDTLELYRQHELAGHGETGLSGLSLKEKQVIERLQARQQDLPLLNMLLQALRIPGLRPGFMAGNINRLLRMKCPHEHAHYIQHILNVWAYIMGPQHVSDLDAESVRLLQGRSPVWSTTDHDFIRRLLSIGVLFPGVTDPERRALLARRLLSVATIIPSLRTFMEDTKYLLPCALALRRLIPDAPGDTIQTCLWHYYSAPEPHTKNGRATFLHAYRRLWLFTMRCFPHLVSIMPLRDRRGAARRVHRSREKSKRCWTALAHLAWSQGFRTPKIAAILQQWGFRPVQCQRQGHFQEPHLTRNGTGPWKLRHRCGMPSEMAFLQSQPFLTLHNIDTHRDCVAGEDLTPYAVARDIFQAFLGNLPTLSEPVANASLHTYKARNKEHRFLPSQHVATFHSPDHSVHLLSPSMCHEPRRVLATNGSHLETDRRRTSAEPLLHDVWQNGNTPGQRIDYSPSRYGSPAASSHGEPPRRPLFDSAELVRIGDSNPFSSSSTRINSPHPQHTPVHKCPPTAVAPVAGPSHSRLGLLGWKTRKRPQDLSSPGSSGAEGKGILYEMGTPATVYYLPLPRARRLFKQYLDSHPHFVYARLTSTGHRLVDPAAVPGHLRHAVVVAGPKQLMSLCDEDNALMEDKDEHCAQDAQA; this is encoded by the exons ATGGTGTTGAGGTACCACCCTTGCCCTTCCATTTCGGAGCTCATACCGGATGAAGATACTCTAGAGTTGTACCGACAACACGAGCTCGCTGGCCATGGCGAGACAGGTTTAAGTGGATTGAgtctgaaggagaagcaggttATTGAGCGGCTCCAGGCCCGGCAACAGGACCTGCCGTTACTGAACATGCTTCTTCAGGCGCTGCGGATTCCTGGGCTCCGTCCTGGGTTCATGGCGGGAAACATCAACCGATTGCTGCGTATGAAATGCCCACAT GAGCATGCGCATTACATCCAGCACATCCTGAATGTCTGGGCCTATATCATGGGCCCCCAACATGTCTCCGATTTGGATGCCGAATCTGTTCGGCTGTTGCAGGGCCGGTCGCCGGTATGGTCTACCACTGACCACGATTTTATCAGGCGCCTCCTGTCGATAGGCGTACTCTTTCCGGGAGTGACAGACCCAGAGAGACGTGCGCTCCTTGCCCGTCGGCTTCTTTCTGTAGCGACTATCATTCCGTCGCTACGCACGTTTATGGAGGATACGAAATATCTCCTGCCGTGTGCGCTGGCATTGCGAAGGCTCATCCCAGATGCTCCTGGGGATACAATCCAAACTTGCCTCTGGCACTATTACAGCGCACCCGAACCGCATACAAAAAATGGCCGAGCGACGTTCCTCCACGCATACCGACGGTTATGGCTATTCACCATGCGGTGCTTCCCCCATCTGGTCAGCATCATGCCTCTACGCGACCGTCGTGGAGCAGCAAGACGCGTCCATCGATCGCGGGAGAAATCTAAGCGCTGTTGGACGGCCCTGGCTCATCTTGCGTGGTCGCAGGGCTTTCGTACACCCAAAATTGCTGCGATACTCCAGCAGTGGGGGTTCCGACCAGTTCAATGTCAACGCCAGGGACACTTCCAAGAGCCCCACTTAACCCGAAATGGGACAGGCCCCTGGAAGCTGCGCCATCGGTGCGGCATGCCCTCTGAAATGGCTTTTTTGCAAAGTCAGCCGTTCCTGACGCTGCACAATATAGACACCCACCGGGATTGTGTTGCAGGAGAGGACCTAACTCCATATGCGGTCGCTCGGGACATCTTTCAGGCGTTCCTTGGCAACCTTCCAACCTTATCCGAACCGGTCGCAAATGCGTCCCTGCACACGTACAAGGCCCGAAACAAGGAGCATAGATTCCTTCCATCTCAGCATGTTGCCACCTTTCATAGCCCAGATCACAGTGTGCATCTCTTATCCCCCTCCATGTGTCACGAGCCAAGGAGGGTCCTCGCCACCAATGGCAGTCACCTGGAAACGGATAGGCGGAGGACTAGTGCCGAGCCGCTGCTGCACGATGTATGGCAGAATGGTAACACACCCGGGCAACGAATCGATTACAGCCCGTCTAGGTATGGTTCCCCAGCCGCCTCATCACATGGTGAGCCACCCAGGAGGCCGCTCTTTGATTCGGCGGAGCTGGTACGGATAGGCGACAGTAATCCCTTCAGTTCATCCAGCACACGAATAAattctccccacccccaacataCACCAGTACACAAATGTCCTCCAACCGCGGTGGCACCGGTTGCTGGCCCGTCGCACTCTCGGCTCGGGCTTCTAGGGTGGAAGACTCGGAAGAGGCCGCAAGACCTGTCATCGCCAGGATCATCAGGAGCAGAGGGTAAAGGCATTCTGTACGAGATGGGAACACCGGCAACTGTGTACTATTTGCCTTTGCCCCGCGCGCGTCGCCTTTTTAAGCAATACCTTGACAGCCATCCTCACTTCGTCTATGCAAGACTGACTTCTACAGGGCACCGCCTAGTTGATCCAGCAGCCGTTCCTGGCCATCTGAGACATGCTGTGGTGGTTGCCGGTCCCAAGCAATTAATGTCCCTATGTGATGAAGATAATGCGCTGATGGAAGACAAGGACGAGCACTGTGCACAAGATGCGCAAGCCTAA
- a CDS encoding uncharacterized protein (TransMembrane:4 (i58-78o222-241i253-274o303-321i)): MVSTVGRPAHIQFARNGTRGGRHMSSRPPTGRLTIEDALAPITSTAAKTRKKRQIATFIYAGLLAASLVADILALLFLTRPPVQQAGVATLHLNGEGLLSKRGKKAHTMGETYVTASSASIDDNIAETTTAASNMPLLTATTAPDRPGILTGDTSESNWISIGTQALCFQAGPSRRVCHPFPANLSTILPPSMQLVLGDSVSQLQNFEQSAAVTARRGARSVMAIGLVLISVAVTLVLIFSRWSWACVHRLKWLMMAVASLCGLVCFTVSSGVLGTLQSSIEEEVRRGIPGIARMEWGSASRYSLGAMCCAIVAFGCSLASQAI, translated from the exons ATGGTATCTACTGTGGGAAGGCCGGCGCACATCCAGTTTGCACGCAACGGCACCCGAGGAGGACGGCATATGTCTTCACGACCACCCACTGGTCGTCTGACCATAGAAGATGCCCTGGCCCCAATTACATCCACCGCAGCAAAGACCCGAAAGAAGAGGCAAATTGCTACCTTCATATATGCAGGGCTTCTGGCAGCCTCCCTAGTGGCCGACATTTTGGCTCTTTTATTCTTGACCAGACCCCCTGTTCAGCAGGCGGGAGTGGCCACTCTTCAT TTAAACGGGGAGGGCCTCCTGTCCAAGCGCGGCAAGAAGGCCCATACCATGGGCGAGACCTACGTCACAGCATCATCGGCCAGCATAGATGACAATATTGCTGAGACCACCACAGCAGCTAGTAATATGCCTCTCCTCACAGCAACCACGGCTCCTGATCGCCCTGGCATCTTGACAGGTGATACGAGTGAATCCAACTGGATTTCTATCGGTACCCAAGCACTGTGCTTTCAGGCTGGTCCAAGCCGTCGGGTGTGTCATCCGTTCCCGGCAAACCTTTCAACTATTCTGCCTCCTTCCATGCAACTCGTGCTGGGGGACTCTGTTTCACAGTTACAAAACTTTGAGCAGTCGGCTGCTGTTACGGCCAGGAGAGGTGCCCGGTCTGTAATGGCCATTGGTCTGGTACTGATATCTGTTGCCGTGACCCTGGTCCTAATTTTTTCACGGTGGTCGTGGGCTTGTGTGCACAGGCTGAAGTGGCTCATGATGGCAGTTGCCAGTCTGTGCGGCCTGGTATGCTTCACAGTATCCTCCGGTGTTCTAGGCACTCTGCAGTCTTctattgaggaggaggtacgTCGTGGCATTCCGGGTATTGCTCGGATGGAATGGGGATCCGCGAGCCGGTATAGCTTAGGGGCCATGTGTTGTGCTATTGTGGCTTTTGGCTGCAGCCTTGCATCCCAGGCTATATAA